The following coding sequences are from one Parabacteroides pacaensis window:
- a CDS encoding beta-L-arabinofuranosidase domain-containing protein translates to MKNMLKKGILVVFSLSILAGQVDAQSPNVFEPLPPKAVQLNGHLDQYIDSSIEHWNKGVVPYDKLVDFFRNGRPQFALGEMWGKAVRSACMFYRYTQDPELKIILDRTVKDLLSTQRENGSISCVEIEQQPDASELWERKYVMLGLEEYYDWVNPDPVVLDALKKQADNIISLIGHSPKTEITDVGWSATNIGHEPCHIESSSLLEPFMRLYKMTKELRYLDFASYIIEMGGTKHYNIFEMALHNVDPYKMAGHYPKAYEMLSIFEGLVEYYRVTEKPEVRQMILNLYENVRKKEITLIGNGGADQPYHPAVCGEAWGNTAIEQTNPDITRMMETCVGVTWMKYCSQILRLTGDPSAVDEIEKYVYNGLLGAMKPSGYGFSYVNLFNGVKVNGQGWGWKFDDLHITCCNLNGPMGLAYIPFVAVMNSAVGPVVNLYNEGTVEMKSPGNKEIQLQIITDFPQSGKVQIKVKPAKKEKFTLKLRIPEWSKNTKIKVNGQVVDQVTPRTYLDILRKWGKQDKVEIVFDMRCKMIEAPKGVNPAGHNFLALKWGPIVLARDENIDSHYNRPIRIVPDAEGFVPVQKVKPTLPATCMEFVIPTSEGKIRMSDYASINNWNGSHICTWLPLK, encoded by the coding sequence ATGAAAAACATGCTGAAAAAAGGAATATTAGTTGTATTCAGTTTGAGTATTTTAGCCGGACAGGTGGATGCTCAAAGTCCTAATGTATTTGAACCGCTTCCTCCGAAAGCGGTTCAATTAAACGGCCATTTAGATCAGTATATTGACAGTTCCATTGAACATTGGAATAAAGGAGTGGTACCTTATGATAAACTTGTCGATTTCTTTAGAAATGGCAGGCCCCAGTTTGCCTTAGGGGAGATGTGGGGAAAAGCAGTACGCTCGGCTTGTATGTTTTATCGGTATACACAAGATCCCGAATTGAAAATTATCCTGGATCGAACGGTGAAAGATTTACTCTCCACGCAACGGGAAAATGGAAGTATCAGTTGTGTGGAAATTGAACAACAGCCGGATGCCAGCGAATTGTGGGAACGCAAATACGTAATGTTGGGACTTGAAGAATATTATGATTGGGTGAATCCGGACCCCGTTGTATTGGATGCCTTAAAAAAGCAGGCAGATAATATTATCTCTTTAATAGGACATTCTCCGAAAACCGAAATAACAGATGTCGGGTGGAGTGCTACGAACATCGGCCATGAGCCTTGCCATATTGAATCGAGTTCGCTGCTCGAACCGTTTATGCGCCTGTATAAGATGACTAAGGAGCTCCGTTACCTGGATTTTGCGTCTTATATTATTGAGATGGGAGGAACCAAGCATTATAATATTTTTGAAATGGCTCTTCATAACGTAGATCCTTACAAAATGGCAGGCCATTACCCGAAAGCCTATGAGATGTTGTCGATATTTGAAGGCTTGGTTGAATATTATCGTGTTACTGAGAAACCGGAAGTGAGACAAATGATCTTGAATCTTTACGAGAATGTTCGTAAAAAAGAGATAACCCTGATCGGCAATGGAGGAGCCGATCAGCCTTATCACCCGGCGGTATGCGGGGAAGCCTGGGGAAATACGGCTATCGAGCAAACGAATCCGGACATTACGCGGATGATGGAAACTTGTGTGGGCGTTACCTGGATGAAATATTGCAGCCAGATATTGCGTCTTACCGGCGACCCTTCTGCTGTGGATGAGATAGAGAAATACGTCTACAACGGATTGCTCGGTGCGATGAAACCGAGTGGATACGGGTTCAGTTATGTCAATCTTTTCAATGGAGTGAAAGTAAACGGACAGGGGTGGGGATGGAAATTTGACGATCTTCATATCACTTGTTGTAATCTGAACGGGCCTATGGGACTGGCCTACATTCCCTTTGTTGCAGTTATGAATTCTGCTGTCGGCCCGGTGGTAAACTTGTATAATGAAGGTACCGTAGAAATGAAGTCGCCGGGGAATAAAGAGATCCAATTGCAGATTATAACTGATTTTCCCCAATCGGGAAAGGTACAAATCAAGGTGAAGCCTGCTAAGAAAGAGAAATTTACGCTTAAGCTACGTATTCCGGAATGGAGTAAAAATACAAAGATCAAGGTGAATGGTCAAGTGGTGGATCAAGTCACTCCCCGAACTTATCTGGACATTCTACGCAAATGGGGAAAGCAGGATAAAGTTGAAATTGTTTTTGACATGAGATGCAAAATGATCGAAGCTCCTAAAGGTGTAAATCCCGCCGGGCATAATTTTCTTGCCCTGAAATGGGGTCCCATTGTTTTAGCCAGAGATGAAAATATAGATTCCCATTATAACCGGCCGATACGGATCGTACCGGATGCAGAAGGCTTTGTGCCTGTCCAAAAGGTAAAACCGACTCTTCCCGCCACATGTATGGAATTTGTAATCCCTACCTCGGAAGGTAAAATCCGTATGTCCGATTATGCTTCTATAAACAATTGGAACGGTTCGCATATTTGTACATGGTTGCCGCTTAAATAA
- a CDS encoding RagB/SusD family nutrient uptake outer membrane protein yields MPIGYRIFKYGEVLLNYAGAKYGLDATIATKQLNLLRKRVGMPEFTVNLRFTGLKRIP; encoded by the coding sequence GTGCCGATAGGATATCGTATTTTCAAGTATGGTGAAGTATTGTTAAATTATGCAGGCGCAAAGTATGGATTAGATGCCACTATTGCAACAAAACAACTAAATTTGTTACGTAAACGAGTGGGGATGCCAGAGTTTACTGTCAACCTGCGATTTACAGGTCTAAAGCGGATTCCCTAA
- a CDS encoding DUF4160 domain-containing protein yields the protein MPTIFILFGFGFMFYANDYEPLHVLIVKGKINAKFTLFPVELVKNNGLKSSELKLVESIIEENQEVIAEHWNKFFNKANSIRRVIQPNGDIEYKIINMKQVNIIFILSVWIINVFAPNTLSAQKGREQWTEEEAWEWHRKVGVIKGFNEPIEAYPGMKRKEIFKKAAELGFNSVRFWVRGESTDEQENYIRELADEADNYGLTVSPVLLFQYRHYRQKDKEGAKKYVQQIIGAFANDPRIIMWDIWNEPDTQDTPQMYEQMDWIEEAVGWCREMSPIQPITSSIFWDTAVKADSTSRAIARRSEVEAMMDVHNFHHYNCGDDHMKSLEEMVKRYQKIDNRPLVCTEAITRTNGSTFPRTLVGFSKYHIHFYTWGLFMCDMNWTVSWGHSSYDPFEPMFHELLHPDGEAYDAREINWLRNFRFAAYGENVDPGAEFTERWPKDRAWKWMVSGPIKGVSYTDREYGKLPAKAQTNGYNGVRVHCDYNEWKRNEVQFYQKIDELLTAAETSGIRVTFALLSDENIQEKDTVLAGYVAQVIRKYALNPHIQAWEIYTHPGKKEKDTEKLISLLRLLFRYARYEVPNQPLTATPYMRVKDFSPDFNYREALLHGKMAGWDQIVCDGGSTPVLCNLIWKMSDIISFSTYQKAPEAGWLTSIAFRYGRPLVCTEWSPSDNDNAIQILDIFKRSHVYWYNAGKWNDRQQINAFQFIPIITPKR from the coding sequence ATGCCTACGATATTTATTTTGTTCGGTTTTGGCTTCATGTTTTATGCTAACGACTATGAACCTCTTCATGTTCTTATAGTAAAAGGAAAGATTAATGCTAAATTTACTTTGTTTCCTGTTGAGTTGGTAAAAAACAACGGATTGAAATCCTCTGAATTAAAACTTGTAGAATCAATAATTGAAGAAAACCAAGAAGTGATAGCAGAACATTGGAATAAATTCTTTAACAAAGCAAATAGTATCCGGCGGGTTATACAACCGAATGGCGATATTGAATATAAAATTATTAATATGAAGCAAGTAAATATAATATTTATCCTATCGGTATGGATCATAAACGTATTCGCACCGAATACACTTTCTGCCCAGAAAGGAAGAGAACAATGGACTGAAGAAGAGGCTTGGGAATGGCATCGGAAAGTCGGAGTCATTAAAGGTTTCAACGAACCGATCGAGGCATATCCCGGCATGAAACGAAAAGAGATTTTCAAAAAAGCGGCGGAACTGGGGTTCAATAGCGTACGGTTCTGGGTGCGGGGAGAATCGACTGACGAACAGGAAAACTATATACGCGAATTAGCCGACGAGGCTGATAACTATGGTTTGACCGTTTCACCGGTTTTATTGTTCCAGTATCGTCATTACAGGCAGAAAGATAAGGAAGGAGCCAAAAAGTATGTCCAGCAGATCATCGGCGCCTTTGCCAATGATCCGCGGATTATTATGTGGGATATCTGGAATGAACCCGATACACAGGATACGCCGCAAATGTATGAGCAAATGGACTGGATCGAAGAGGCTGTCGGATGGTGTCGTGAAATGTCGCCTATCCAGCCGATCACATCCTCCATTTTCTGGGATACAGCGGTGAAAGCCGACAGCACAAGCCGGGCGATTGCAAGACGCAGCGAGGTAGAAGCCATGATGGATGTACACAATTTCCACCATTATAACTGTGGTGATGACCACATGAAGAGCCTGGAAGAAATGGTGAAACGTTATCAAAAAATCGATAACCGACCTCTCGTTTGTACGGAAGCTATCACGCGGACAAACGGATCAACTTTTCCACGCACTTTGGTAGGATTTTCAAAATATCACATTCATTTCTACACGTGGGGACTCTTTATGTGTGATATGAATTGGACTGTCTCGTGGGGACACAGTTCCTATGATCCATTCGAACCTATGTTCCACGAACTACTACATCCCGACGGCGAAGCCTATGATGCTCGTGAGATTAACTGGTTACGTAATTTCCGTTTTGCGGCTTATGGAGAAAATGTCGATCCCGGAGCAGAATTTACCGAACGATGGCCGAAAGACCGTGCATGGAAATGGATGGTTTCAGGTCCGATCAAAGGAGTTTCCTATACCGACAGAGAATATGGGAAATTACCTGCTAAAGCTCAGACAAACGGGTATAACGGAGTTCGCGTCCACTGTGATTATAATGAGTGGAAAAGAAATGAGGTACAATTCTATCAAAAAATAGATGAACTGCTTACTGCTGCCGAAACATCAGGAATACGGGTCACTTTCGCTTTGTTAAGTGATGAGAACATACAAGAAAAAGACACAGTATTAGCCGGGTATGTAGCCCAAGTAATTCGAAAATATGCGTTGAATCCACATATCCAAGCATGGGAAATTTATACGCACCCCGGAAAGAAGGAAAAAGATACGGAGAAACTGATCAGTTTACTACGTCTCTTGTTCAGGTACGCCAGATATGAGGTACCCAATCAACCACTAACAGCCACCCCCTATATGCGAGTTAAAGATTTCTCTCCCGACTTTAATTACCGCGAGGCTTTGCTCCACGGCAAGATGGCTGGATGGGATCAGATCGTATGTGATGGTGGAAGTACGCCGGTTTTATGTAACCTGATTTGGAAAATGTCGGATATCATTTCTTTCTCCACTTATCAAAAGGCACCGGAAGCCGGCTGGTTGACAAGCATTGCCTTTCGCTACGGCAGGCCTCTTGTCTGTACCGAATGGTCTCCATCGGACAATGACAATGCAATACAAATACTGGATATTTTTAAAAGGAGTCACGTCTATTGGTATAACGCCGGTAAATGGAATGACAGGCAACAAATCAATGCATTTCAATTCATACCGATCATTACTCCTAAAAGATAA
- a CDS encoding BACON domain-containing protein translates to MKKYRTLSYLLTFIVLLGINVTCSKDDSGDTPEPTPQPDPEITIPSGEEQIPVVTDEGGTVTLKFTSATNWTLLTSADWVKPEMNAGKGGNQQIILTIQPNETPDERRATVTIQSGNIKRTVTITQKQKDALTLTVREQEIDASGGSFSIEIKSNIEFEVQISDQAWIHLIKSRALTTHTLSFQVDINESEEERVGEIVISGADLKETFTIRQEGKKSDEPEKPILNVSQKSFSLKADSGSLAFDVESNLEYDVEVGAGWISQDTVLSTNKHLVFTVKANTSTQERATTIQLTGGELVCIINVKQEGQEEEHPDDKPILNVSLDEIDIEPQGSDFELNIESNIEYTIMSNAEWVKHKTSQQTGTNKQEIFTVDANTSTEPRQAIITISGGGLTRTVTVKQKGQEAKPEEPVLNVSRTDFSVRAEGETLSFDVESNVEYQITIQDSWVKQITSKAVSTDNLSFTVEANGSTEARQSTITISGGGLTQIVTIKQEGEAPVLNIADSEFEMEASGGGVELNIQANVEYTITTSADWVKHKISQQTGTDKQEIFLVDANTSTEPRQAIITISGGGLTRTVTVKQKGQVPKPEEPVLNVSKTDFSVRAEGETLSFDVESNVEYQITIQDSWVKQITSKAVSTDNLSFTVEANDSTEARQSTITISGGGLTQIVTIKQEGEAPVLNIADSEFEMEASGGGVELNIQANVEYTITTSADWVKHKISQQTGTDKQEIFLVDANTSTEPRQAIITISGGGLTRTVTVKQKGQVPKPEEPVLNVSKTDFSVRAEGETLSFDVESNVEYQITIQDSWVKQITSKAVSTDNLSFTVEANDNIEDRQSTITISGGGLTQIVTIKQEGKAPVLNVADSEFEMEASGGGIELNIQTNVEYTITTSADWVKHKTSQQTGTNKQEIFTVDANTSTEPRQATITLAGGGLTRTVTVKQKGKEVPDGPTTGGTEDFKEEQENW, encoded by the coding sequence ATGAAGAAATACCGGACACTTTCTTATCTCCTCACCTTTATTGTTTTGTTGGGAATAAATGTAACTTGTAGCAAAGATGACAGCGGTGACACGCCCGAACCAACCCCTCAACCGGATCCGGAAATAACGATCCCTTCCGGAGAGGAGCAAATACCCGTTGTGACAGATGAAGGGGGAACAGTAACACTAAAGTTTACTTCTGCCACTAATTGGACTCTTCTAACAAGTGCGGATTGGGTGAAACCAGAAATGAACGCTGGAAAGGGCGGTAATCAGCAGATAATACTGACTATCCAGCCTAATGAAACTCCGGATGAACGTCGGGCTACCGTCACCATTCAGTCGGGTAATATCAAACGGACTGTAACAATAACCCAAAAGCAGAAAGATGCACTCACCTTAACTGTGCGAGAGCAAGAGATCGATGCATCGGGTGGTTCATTTTCCATCGAGATAAAATCCAATATTGAATTTGAAGTTCAGATATCGGATCAAGCTTGGATCCATCTGATTAAAAGTCGTGCACTCACCACTCATACACTTTCTTTTCAGGTTGATATAAATGAGAGTGAAGAAGAGCGGGTGGGTGAAATTGTTATTAGTGGTGCTGACCTGAAGGAAACATTTACTATTCGCCAAGAAGGAAAGAAATCGGATGAACCGGAAAAACCGATACTGAATGTTTCGCAGAAGAGCTTCTCATTAAAGGCGGATAGCGGGTCTCTAGCTTTTGATGTGGAAAGCAATCTGGAATATGACGTAGAAGTAGGTGCCGGCTGGATTTCACAAGACACTGTTCTGAGTACTAACAAACATCTGGTATTTACGGTGAAGGCAAATACTTCTACTCAGGAAAGAGCGACGACTATCCAATTGACAGGTGGAGAACTGGTTTGTATCATCAATGTCAAGCAAGAGGGGCAGGAGGAAGAACACCCAGACGATAAACCGATATTAAATGTTTCTTTAGACGAGATCGACATAGAACCGCAAGGCTCCGACTTTGAACTAAATATAGAGAGCAATATAGAATACACCATAATGAGTAATGCCGAGTGGGTAAAACACAAAACGTCTCAACAAACAGGTACTAATAAGCAAGAGATATTTACTGTAGATGCAAATACTTCTACCGAACCCCGTCAAGCCATCATCACCATTTCAGGAGGCGGATTGACGCGAACCGTTACAGTGAAGCAGAAAGGACAGGAAGCGAAGCCCGAAGAACCGGTGCTGAATGTGTCCCGAACCGATTTCTCTGTAAGGGCAGAAGGCGAAACCTTATCGTTCGACGTGGAAAGCAATGTGGAATATCAAATAACAATCCAAGATAGCTGGGTGAAACAGATTACATCCAAGGCTGTATCTACCGACAATCTATCGTTTACAGTAGAGGCTAATGGCAGTACCGAGGCTCGTCAGAGCACGATAACCATTTCGGGAGGCGGACTGACGCAAATTGTCACCATAAAACAAGAAGGAGAGGCACCAGTATTGAATATTGCCGACAGCGAATTTGAAATGGAGGCTTCCGGAGGAGGTGTTGAATTGAATATTCAGGCGAATGTGGAATATACCATAACGACGAGTGCCGACTGGGTGAAGCATAAAATATCTCAACAGACCGGTACGGATAAGCAGGAAATCTTTCTTGTAGATGCAAATACCTCTACCGAACCTCGTCAAGCCATCATCACCATTTCAGGAGGCGGATTGACGCGAACTGTTACTGTGAAGCAGAAAGGACAGGTGCCGAAGCCGGAAGAACCCGTGCTGAATGTTTCCAAGACCGATTTCTCCGTAAGGGCAGAAGGCGAAACCTTATCGTTCGACGTGGAAAGCAATGTGGAATATCAAATAACAATCCAAGATAGCTGGGTGAAACAGATTACATCCAAGGCTGTATCTACCGACAATCTATCGTTTACAGTAGAGGCTAATGACAGTACCGAGGCTCGTCAGAGCACGATAACCATTTCGGGAGGCGGACTGACGCAAATTGTCACCATAAAACAAGAAGGAGAGGCACCAGTATTGAATATTGCCGACAGCGAATTTGAAATGGAGGCTTCCGGAGGAGGTGTTGAATTGAATATTCAGGCGAATGTGGAATATACCATAACGACGAGTGCCGACTGGGTGAAGCATAAAATATCTCAACAGACCGGTACGGATAAGCAGGAAATCTTTCTTGTAGATGCAAATACCTCTACCGAACCTCGTCAAGCCATCATCACCATTTCAGGAGGCGGATTGACGCGAACTGTTACTGTGAAGCAGAAAGGACAGGTGCCGAAGCCGGAAGAACCCGTGCTGAATGTTTCCAAGACCGATTTCTCCGTAAGGGCAGAAGGCGAAACCTTATCGTTCGACGTGGAAAGCAATGTGGAATATCAAATAACAATCCAAGATAGCTGGGTGAAACAGATTACATCCAAGGCTGTATCTACCGACAATCTATCGTTTACAGTAGAGGCTAATGACAATATCGAGGATCGTCAGAGCACGATAACCATTTCGGGAGGCGGACTGACGCAAATTGTCACCATAAAACAAGAAGGAAAGGCACCAGTATTGAATGTTGCCGACAGCGAATTTGAAATGGAGGCTTCCGGAGGAGGTATTGAATTGAATATTCAAACAAATGTGGAATACACCATAACGACGAGTGCCGACTGGGTAAAACACAAAACGTCTCAACAAACAGGTACTAATAAGCAAGAGATATTTACTGTAGATGCAAATACCTCTACCGAACCTCGTCAAGCCACCATCACCCTTGCAGGAGGCGGATTGACGCGAACCGTTACTGTGAAGCAGAAAGGCAAAGAGGTTCCCGACGGACCAACTACCGGTGGTACAGAAGATTTTAAAGAGGAACAAGAAAATTGGTAA
- a CDS encoding M64 family metallopeptidase, with the protein MKKIYSLIYCLVTLLLASCTNESLTDSSEGKTIQSLNASMADLTMSRSHLENGTSVVWDEGDVLGVFSDTQEQAVPYYYNGDGSTFSGNKIRGNVFYAFYPYAEFTPEGSRIMTTLEKEFQYKENTYSRRCPMVAMSTDNNFQFLQTCGIVKLSLTGTWRLSRIILKGNNNEILAGTGTIDAASDAPILTIPADAGDASNSLLMHTGITLNKDIPTEFYFIVPVQTFTQGLTFTITGYAEGSFAETTVTKSTNQPIEVSRAIVKSFTAIDADDLLAEETKDDRTALMALYNSLGGAEWTNHENWGSNKPLSQWHGVEVENDHVTGLYLSDNNLTGEIPPEIGNLTSLKRLYINYNNIRGVLPASMDNLKNLEYIYFNNNNLSGDIPAGISGLPCWVTSGWINVIQEGGYHFTFSTLNLSVPSFTQPDLMTQNTVNSNAVMQEKELVIVYLWRSDFNYLASTLKELYKRYKNHGLNILGISDEENESTAKDAITANGMEEWYHVSRKNMGYDSWGFYIPTVALFDKTGNLLFYNYYQDIDTDLPTLIRNKLGEGEDLYASSDFSEDGEYVTLQTASEGNGIDIVLMGDAYSDRLIKDGTYESVMRKACEAFFSEQPYTDFRHLFNVHYVKVVSVNEEYREGSANTAFSCYFGEGTRVGGNDNKCSEYAKKVPGMTDEKLNNTLIIVMMNSTRYAGTCYMYWNYGWTTDYGEGKAIAYFPVGESDEALASVLHHEAGGHGFGKLADEYFYDSSAPADKKQELQSLAPLGWHKNVDITSDPAAVHWSKFIIDAAYTPERIGVYEGGATYAKGIYRPTETSIMRYNIGGFNAPSREMIYYRIHKLAYGADWVYDYNAFKNWDAKNIREHATRAVMAAPKNFVPLAPPVIKVIR; encoded by the coding sequence ATGAAAAAGATATATTCGCTTATATATTGCTTGGTAACATTGTTGTTGGCAAGCTGTACCAATGAGTCTTTGACTGACTCATCGGAGGGAAAAACGATACAAAGCCTGAATGCATCCATGGCCGACTTGACAATGTCACGTTCGCATTTGGAGAATGGCACTTCCGTAGTGTGGGATGAGGGCGATGTGCTCGGAGTTTTTAGTGATACGCAAGAACAAGCCGTTCCTTATTATTATAACGGAGATGGTAGCACGTTTTCTGGAAATAAAATTCGTGGAAATGTTTTTTATGCGTTTTATCCTTATGCAGAGTTTACTCCTGAAGGTAGCAGGATAATGACTACACTCGAAAAAGAATTTCAGTATAAGGAAAATACATATAGCCGCCGATGCCCCATGGTGGCTATGAGTACGGATAATAATTTCCAGTTCCTTCAGACATGTGGCATTGTCAAACTTTCTTTGACCGGAACATGGAGATTAAGCCGAATCATTCTGAAAGGCAATAACAATGAGATATTGGCAGGCACAGGAACCATAGACGCCGCTTCGGATGCTCCCATACTGACAATTCCCGCCGATGCCGGAGATGCAAGCAATTCTTTGTTGATGCATACGGGTATAACCTTGAATAAAGATATTCCAACCGAGTTTTATTTCATCGTGCCGGTACAAACTTTTACGCAAGGACTGACCTTTACCATAACAGGCTATGCGGAGGGAAGCTTTGCCGAGACTACGGTTACCAAATCGACCAACCAACCAATTGAAGTCTCCCGGGCTATTGTGAAAAGCTTTACAGCAATCGATGCCGACGATTTATTGGCAGAAGAGACAAAAGATGACCGGACGGCGCTGATGGCTCTCTATAATTCGTTGGGAGGTGCCGAGTGGACTAACCATGAAAATTGGGGTTCAAACAAACCTCTCAGTCAATGGCATGGAGTGGAAGTAGAAAATGATCATGTTACTGGGTTGTATTTAAGCGATAATAACTTAACGGGTGAGATACCTCCGGAAATAGGTAACCTGACGTCACTTAAAAGATTGTATATAAATTACAATAATATTAGAGGAGTTCTGCCTGCTTCCATGGATAACCTGAAGAACCTCGAATATATATATTTTAATAACAATAATTTGTCGGGTGATATTCCTGCCGGAATTAGTGGCTTGCCGTGCTGGGTTACTAGCGGATGGATAAATGTAATACAAGAAGGAGGTTATCACTTTACTTTCTCTACCCTGAATTTGTCAGTTCCTTCTTTTACTCAGCCTGATTTGATGACACAAAACACAGTAAACAGCAATGCTGTGATGCAAGAGAAAGAACTTGTGATTGTTTATCTATGGCGTTCGGATTTTAATTATCTTGCCAGTACATTGAAAGAATTATATAAACGCTATAAAAATCATGGCCTGAATATTCTTGGAATAAGTGATGAAGAAAATGAAAGCACGGCAAAAGATGCCATTACAGCCAATGGCATGGAGGAATGGTATCACGTTTCTCGAAAGAATATGGGATATGATTCTTGGGGTTTTTATATCCCTACAGTAGCTCTGTTTGATAAGACGGGGAATCTTCTTTTCTATAATTACTATCAGGACATCGATACAGATTTGCCAACACTTATCCGAAATAAATTAGGCGAAGGGGAGGACTTGTATGCTTCTTCCGATTTTTCAGAGGATGGCGAATATGTGACTTTACAAACAGCTTCCGAGGGTAATGGCATTGATATAGTATTAATGGGAGATGCTTACAGCGACCGTTTGATAAAGGACGGAACGTATGAGTCTGTGATGCGAAAGGCCTGTGAAGCTTTTTTCAGTGAACAGCCTTATACAGATTTTCGGCATCTATTTAATGTGCATTACGTGAAGGTAGTATCCGTAAATGAGGAATATAGAGAAGGCAGTGCAAATACAGCATTCAGTTGCTATTTTGGAGAAGGAACGCGTGTGGGAGGCAATGATAATAAATGTTCGGAATATGCAAAGAAAGTACCGGGAATGACAGACGAAAAACTGAACAATACCTTGATTATTGTGATGATGAATTCTACCCGATATGCCGGTACCTGCTATATGTATTGGAATTATGGTTGGACTACCGACTATGGTGAAGGTAAAGCAATTGCCTATTTCCCTGTCGGGGAATCCGATGAAGCATTGGCTAGTGTGTTGCATCATGAAGCAGGCGGGCATGGCTTTGGCAAGTTGGCGGATGAATATTTTTATGATAGTTCGGCTCCGGCAGATAAGAAGCAGGAGCTGCAATCCTTGGCCCCTTTAGGTTGGCATAAAAATGTAGACATTACCTCTGATCCAGCTGCGGTACATTGGAGCAAGTTTATCATCGATGCCGCTTATACGCCGGAAAGAATAGGTGTGTATGAGGGCGGAGCTACCTATGCCAAAGGGATTTACCGTCCTACGGAAACCAGCATTATGCGCTATAATATCGGAGGATTTAATGCACCATCGCGTGAAATGATTTACTATCGCATTCATAAGCTGGCTTATGGCGCGGATTGGGTTTATGATTACAATGCGTTCAAGAATTGGGATGCAAAAAATATTCGGGAGCATGCTACGCGTGCCGTTATGGCTGCGCCCAAGAATTTTGTACCATTGGCTCCACCTGTAATCAAAGTCATCAGATAA